In the genome of Neovison vison isolate M4711 chromosome 3, ASM_NN_V1, whole genome shotgun sequence, one region contains:
- the LOC122903488 gene encoding small cysteine and glycine repeat-containing protein 8-like, protein MGCCGCGSCGGCGGCSSGCGGCGGCGGCGGCGGGCGGCGGCGGGCGSCTTCRCYRVGCCSACCPCCCGCCGGCCSTPVVCCCRRTCGCSSCGCGSCGCGSCGCGCGKGCCQQKCCCQQKCGCKKQCCC, encoded by the coding sequence ATGGGGTGCTGTGGCTGTGGAAGTTGTGGCGGCTGCGGTGGCTGCAGCAGTGGCTGCGGTGGCTGCGGCGGCTGCGGTGGCTGCGGTGGCTGCGGTGGCGGCTGTGGCGGCTGTGGCGGCTGCGGTGGCGGCTGTGGCAGCTGCACCACCTGCAGGTGCTACCGCGTAGGCTGCTGCTCCGcctgctgcccctgctgctgCGGCTGCTGCGGGGGCTGCTGCAGTACCCCCGTGGTCTGCTGCTGCCGCCGCACCTGTGGCTGCAGTTCCTGTGGCTGTGGCTCCTGTGGCTGCGGCTCatgtggctgtggctgtgggaAGGGCTGTTGCCAGCAGAAGTGCTGTTGCCAGCAGAAGTGCGGTTGCAAGAAGCAATGCTGCTGCTAG